A single window of Microplitis demolitor isolate Queensland-Clemson2020A chromosome 7, iyMicDemo2.1a, whole genome shotgun sequence DNA harbors:
- the LOC103571070 gene encoding N6-adenosine-methyltransferase non-catalytic subunit isoform X1, which yields MLQVLRERSQKRKKLLAQALGVANVDELRQALGTEVDGVQKKKAKVRVIKSEDDKSKDQKDNIVATDEIVYKDSSTFLKGTQSSNPHNDYCQHFIDTGQRPQNFIRDVGLADRFEEYPKLRELIKLKDDLISETATPPMYLKTNLSTYNLKELNCKFDVILIEPPLEEYQRTCGATNVELWNWDQIMELDIGEVAANRSFVFLWCGSSDGLDMGRFCLRKWGFRRCEDICWIRTNINNPGHSKNLDSKAVLQRTKEHCLMGIKGTVRRSTDGDFIHANVDIDLIISEEPEYGSIEKPVEIFHIIEHFCLGRRRLHLFGRDSTIRPGWLTVGPELTNTNFNADLYSGYFTSGQTTTGCTERIEALRPKSPPPKGKVAGRGRGAFNRGGRGRGR from the exons atgctgCAAGTTCTGCGAGAGCGTTCGCAGAAACGTAAAAAATTGTTGGCACAAgcg cTAGGAGTCGCGAATGTTGATGAGCTGCGGCAAGCCCTGGGCACAGAAGTCGATGgagtccaaaaaaaaaaagccaaagTTCGGGTCATCAAATCAGAGGATGATAAAAGTAAAGACCAGAAAGACAATATCGTAGCGACAGATGAAATAGTCTACAAGGATTcatcaacatttttaaaa GGAACACAGTCATCAAATCCTCACAATGATTACTGCCAGCATTTTATTGACACCGGGCAGCGTCCGCAGAATTTTATCCGCGATGTCGGACTGGCTGACAGATTCGAGGAGTATCCGAAACTCCGTGAGTTGATAAAACTCAAGGATGATTTAATATCAGAGACAGCGACTCCGCCGATGTATTTGAAGACGAATCTATCAACTTACAATCTCAAAGAACTTAATTGCAAGTTCGATGTTATTTTAATAGAGCCTCCATTGGAAGAATATCAGCGGACATGCGGTGCTACTAATGTAGAGCTTTGGAACTGGGATCAAATAATGGAACTAGACATTGGAGAGGTCGCAGCTAATCGCAGTTTTGTATTTCTCTGGTGTGGGAGCAGCGACGGTCTTGATATGGGACGTTTCTGTCTTCGCAAATGGGGCTTCCGTCGTTGTGAAGACATTTGTTGGATCCGCACCAATATAAATAACCCAGGACACAGTAAAAATCTTGACAGCAAAGCTGTTCTTCAGAGAACGAAGGAGCACTGCTTGATGGGAATTAAAGGAACTGTTCGTAGATCAACTGATGGTGACTTTATTCACGCTAATGTTGATATTGATCTGATTATTTCTGAAGAACCTGAGTACGGTTCTATTGAGAAACCTGTGGAAATATTCCACATCATTGAGCATTTCTGTCTCGGAAGAAgacg gCTACATTTGTTCGGCAGAGACAGCACAATTCGCCCAGGATGGTTGACAGTTGGTCCAGAGTTGACCAACACAAATTTCAACGCCGATTTGTACAGTGGCTACTTCACTTCCGGGCAAACTACGACTGGTTGCACAGAAAGAATTGAGGCTTTGAGACCGAAATCTCCGCCGCCGAAGGGCAAAGTTGCGGGGCGAGGTCGTGGGGCCTTCAATCGTGGCGGTCGTGGAAGAGgaagataa
- the LOC103571070 gene encoding N6-adenosine-methyltransferase non-catalytic subunit isoform X2, giving the protein MLRDFLVKSPCGTQSSNPHNDYCQHFIDTGQRPQNFIRDVGLADRFEEYPKLRELIKLKDDLISETATPPMYLKTNLSTYNLKELNCKFDVILIEPPLEEYQRTCGATNVELWNWDQIMELDIGEVAANRSFVFLWCGSSDGLDMGRFCLRKWGFRRCEDICWIRTNINNPGHSKNLDSKAVLQRTKEHCLMGIKGTVRRSTDGDFIHANVDIDLIISEEPEYGSIEKPVEIFHIIEHFCLGRRRLHLFGRDSTIRPGWLTVGPELTNTNFNADLYSGYFTSGQTTTGCTERIEALRPKSPPPKGKVAGRGRGAFNRGGRGRGR; this is encoded by the exons atgcTCCGAGATTTCCTGGTTAAATCACCATGT GGAACACAGTCATCAAATCCTCACAATGATTACTGCCAGCATTTTATTGACACCGGGCAGCGTCCGCAGAATTTTATCCGCGATGTCGGACTGGCTGACAGATTCGAGGAGTATCCGAAACTCCGTGAGTTGATAAAACTCAAGGATGATTTAATATCAGAGACAGCGACTCCGCCGATGTATTTGAAGACGAATCTATCAACTTACAATCTCAAAGAACTTAATTGCAAGTTCGATGTTATTTTAATAGAGCCTCCATTGGAAGAATATCAGCGGACATGCGGTGCTACTAATGTAGAGCTTTGGAACTGGGATCAAATAATGGAACTAGACATTGGAGAGGTCGCAGCTAATCGCAGTTTTGTATTTCTCTGGTGTGGGAGCAGCGACGGTCTTGATATGGGACGTTTCTGTCTTCGCAAATGGGGCTTCCGTCGTTGTGAAGACATTTGTTGGATCCGCACCAATATAAATAACCCAGGACACAGTAAAAATCTTGACAGCAAAGCTGTTCTTCAGAGAACGAAGGAGCACTGCTTGATGGGAATTAAAGGAACTGTTCGTAGATCAACTGATGGTGACTTTATTCACGCTAATGTTGATATTGATCTGATTATTTCTGAAGAACCTGAGTACGGTTCTATTGAGAAACCTGTGGAAATATTCCACATCATTGAGCATTTCTGTCTCGGAAGAAgacg gCTACATTTGTTCGGCAGAGACAGCACAATTCGCCCAGGATGGTTGACAGTTGGTCCAGAGTTGACCAACACAAATTTCAACGCCGATTTGTACAGTGGCTACTTCACTTCCGGGCAAACTACGACTGGTTGCACAGAAAGAATTGAGGCTTTGAGACCGAAATCTCCGCCGCCGAAGGGCAAAGTTGCGGGGCGAGGTCGTGGGGCCTTCAATCGTGGCGGTCGTGGAAGAGgaagataa